From a single Methylacidiphilum kamchatkense Kam1 genomic region:
- a CDS encoding ATP synthase F0F1 subunit epsilon — protein MQTFELVMIDSTKELRFNNVTLFHGSDRSGQFGIMARHQTFMTSLLLSLCWFFTIDDPLPTYVALSGGILYFNRNILSIVTPHFFVDKDMQKISINLEQELKMEEQQRKEMRERAKNLEKEMLKRMWEMQKEAPK, from the coding sequence ATGCAAACTTTCGAACTAGTGATGATTGATTCCACTAAGGAACTAAGATTTAACAATGTTACCCTTTTCCATGGTTCTGATCGAAGTGGGCAATTTGGGATCATGGCCAGACATCAAACCTTTATGACTTCTTTGCTGCTTAGTCTCTGCTGGTTTTTTACTATTGATGATCCACTACCTACTTATGTCGCTTTGTCTGGAGGGATCCTGTATTTTAACAGGAATATCCTTTCGATAGTCACGCCTCATTTTTTCGTGGATAAGGATATGCAGAAGATCTCCATAAATCTTGAGCAGGAATTAAAAATGGAAGAACAGCAGAGAAAAGAGATGAGAGAAAGAGCTAAAAATCTTGAAAAGGAGATGCTTAAAAGAATGTGGGAAATGCAAAAAGAAGCCCCTAAATAG
- a CDS encoding AtpZ/AtpI family protein has protein sequence MEKDKKKFVEKIQQEVEKKEKAQKFKPTLLSQTVFLGTLGVLFIIPVIIGAYLGKWLDEKLPGYAIHWTISFIILGVILGALNVYVFIRNKI, from the coding sequence ATGGAAAAGGATAAAAAAAAATTCGTTGAAAAAATACAACAAGAGGTTGAAAAAAAAGAGAAAGCTCAAAAGTTCAAGCCAACTCTTTTGTCGCAAACAGTTTTTTTAGGAACGCTTGGAGTGCTATTTATCATTCCGGTGATCATTGGCGCTTATCTGGGAAAATGGCTTGATGAAAAGCTTCCAGGTTATGCGATACACTGGACCATATCGTTCATTATTCTAGGAGTGATTCTAGGGGCTTTGAATGTGTATGTTTTTATACGCAACAAGATTTAA
- a CDS encoding F0F1 ATP synthase subunit A — protein sequence MMPSDPFNIKFLSESTLTSISIMTVVVVFSVVSIRRFKLESPGYFQVVIEELVSFIEKSVNDTIPKNPQEVLPLIGTLWIYILLCNLIGLIPGIHSPTADLSITSALACIVFFAVPYYGIRAEGLWTYLKTYFVPFFWFFPFHIISEITRTITLAVRLYGNMSSMEIGIGILLLLAGFLSPVAFMLLHLIEAILQAYIFGILALIYIASGMEALAEKK from the coding sequence ATGATGCCGTCGGATCCTTTCAACATAAAATTCTTAAGCGAGTCTACCCTGACTTCAATCAGTATCATGACCGTTGTAGTGGTCTTTTCAGTTGTGTCTATCCGTCGTTTTAAATTGGAATCTCCTGGATATTTCCAAGTAGTGATAGAAGAGCTTGTTTCCTTTATTGAGAAATCTGTAAATGATACTATTCCCAAAAATCCTCAAGAAGTGCTTCCTCTGATAGGGACCCTTTGGATTTACATCCTTCTTTGTAATCTTATCGGACTTATTCCAGGGATTCATTCTCCTACGGCAGATCTTTCTATAACATCGGCCTTAGCCTGTATCGTTTTTTTTGCTGTTCCTTACTACGGCATACGAGCTGAAGGGCTTTGGACATACTTAAAGACCTATTTTGTCCCCTTTTTTTGGTTTTTCCCTTTTCACATAATCAGCGAAATTACCCGCACCATCACGCTAGCTGTTAGATTGTATGGGAACATGTCGAGCATGGAAATTGGCATTGGCATTCTTTTGCTTCTTGCAGGGTTTCTTTCTCCAGTGGCCTTTATGTTGTTACATTTGATCGAAGCGATTCTCCAAGCTTACATCTTTGGTATTCTGGCTTTGATTTATATTGCTAGTGGCATGGAGGCACTGGCAGAAAAAAAATAG
- the atpE gene encoding ATP synthase F0 subunit C, which translates to MNNIGLFSTLVTAMAVLAIGLGVVGPGLGMGIAIAKALEAIARQPELEKSITRWLLIGLAMIESLAIYVLVIVLIVLFRSPMLEYLTK; encoded by the coding sequence ATGAATAATATTGGGTTATTTTCAACTTTGGTCACTGCAATGGCTGTCTTGGCTATAGGATTAGGAGTCGTAGGTCCCGGACTTGGCATGGGAATCGCTATTGCTAAGGCATTAGAAGCCATAGCAAGACAACCGGAACTTGAAAAATCAATTACTCGCTGGTTGCTCATTGGCCTTGCTATGATCGAATCTCTGGCAATTTACGTGTTAGTTATTGTTTTAATTGTTCTTTTCCGAAGCCCAATGCTCGAATATCTGACCAAATAA
- a CDS encoding F0F1 ATP synthase subunit delta: protein MNWNKTTFILQIFNFLVFVWLLKRFLYKPVLNFIKQRKEVVSSMWNEAQRAKEAAEKLKADYENRLKLWEEEKKKAKEELQEELRIQRAKLIAENQKALELEKERNRVLEEKRKLDMQIEAERRALQIGAKFVAHFLSKLASEAVEKKLIELCLDRLRSLPEQTLELIQQTIEREAIHSVCIKSVYPVEEATKRKLKELLEQIAKRELSFEFVQDQKIMAGIRIIIGSWIARASIEDELEFFIQEENR from the coding sequence ATGAACTGGAATAAGACGACTTTCATTCTTCAGATTTTTAACTTTCTTGTTTTTGTCTGGCTACTCAAAAGATTCCTGTATAAGCCAGTCTTAAACTTCATCAAGCAAAGAAAGGAAGTCGTTTCCTCCATGTGGAATGAAGCTCAACGGGCCAAAGAGGCTGCAGAAAAACTGAAAGCCGATTATGAAAATAGATTAAAATTATGGGAAGAGGAAAAAAAGAAAGCAAAAGAAGAGCTTCAGGAGGAATTAAGAATACAAAGAGCGAAGTTAATAGCGGAAAACCAAAAAGCATTGGAGCTTGAGAAAGAAAGGAACAGAGTGCTGGAAGAGAAGAGAAAATTGGACATGCAAATTGAAGCTGAAAGGAGAGCTCTTCAGATCGGAGCCAAGTTTGTTGCCCATTTTCTATCAAAACTAGCTTCTGAAGCAGTCGAAAAGAAGCTTATTGAGCTCTGCCTGGATAGACTCCGTTCCTTACCAGAACAAACCCTTGAATTGATCCAACAGACAATCGAAAGAGAAGCGATCCATTCAGTCTGCATTAAGAGTGTTTATCCAGTGGAAGAAGCAACAAAAAGAAAACTTAAAGAGCTTTTAGAGCAGATTGCAAAAAGAGAGCTTTCTTTTGAATTTGTCCAAGATCAAAAAATCATGGCTGGAATAAGAATTATCATAGGTAGTTGGATAGCTCGAGCAAGCATTGAAGATGAACTTGAGTTTTTTATCCAGGAGGAAAATAGATGA
- a CDS encoding F0F1 ATP synthase subunit alpha — translation MNQSSAGSLSPIEKVAHWVEQYKFEPKVEEFGRVVAIGDGTAWIDGLSLAAIDDLLECEDGSVALVYSLSEKLVGAMMLIQTENIMSGTLVHKTGRRLSVPVGDSLLGRVIDPLGNPLDGGSPPITSKQRLLEVKAPAIIDREFVNEPLYTGNKIVDAMIPIGKGQRELLIGDNGLGKTTFALDTIANQKDKNVLCVYCLIGQKRSTVVHVIDTLKECSALDYTTVVVAEATSLPGLQYIAPFAACTIAEEWMEKGRDTLVIYDDLSLHAQTYRELSLLLRRPPGREAYPGDVFYLHSRLLERSTHLSPLKGGGSMTALPIVETQQGELAAYIPTNLISITDGQIYFEQFLFSSGFLPAIDVTRSVSRIGGAAQHPHLRKEAGRMKLDYLQFLELEVFTRFGTKLEASLEKKIKKGRILRELLKQERLSPISPEQEYCWLIAFNEGLFDDVPFENLRVFQEELLKKFKATTLVLDDPREKWLKEIEEAFRSISSTVQQIEQKVA, via the coding sequence ATGAATCAAAGCTCAGCAGGTTCTCTTAGTCCTATTGAAAAAGTGGCGCATTGGGTAGAACAGTACAAATTCGAACCTAAAGTGGAAGAATTTGGTAGGGTTGTGGCTATTGGTGATGGGACAGCCTGGATTGATGGATTATCTTTGGCTGCAATCGACGATCTGCTGGAATGTGAAGATGGCAGTGTGGCTCTTGTTTACAGTCTGAGTGAAAAACTGGTAGGAGCCATGATGCTTATTCAAACCGAAAACATCATGTCTGGAACCCTTGTCCACAAGACAGGCCGTAGGCTAAGCGTTCCTGTTGGAGATTCGCTCCTTGGGAGAGTGATTGATCCGTTAGGTAATCCTCTAGATGGAGGAAGCCCACCGATAACTTCTAAACAACGGCTTCTAGAAGTGAAAGCTCCTGCAATCATTGATAGAGAATTCGTTAATGAGCCTCTCTATACAGGCAATAAAATTGTGGATGCAATGATTCCTATTGGAAAGGGACAAAGGGAGTTGCTCATTGGAGATAATGGACTGGGGAAAACAACCTTTGCTTTAGATACCATTGCCAATCAAAAGGATAAAAATGTTCTTTGTGTCTATTGTCTTATTGGTCAAAAAAGATCAACCGTTGTCCATGTGATTGATACGCTAAAAGAATGCTCTGCTTTAGATTATACAACTGTGGTCGTTGCTGAAGCGACTTCACTCCCAGGACTTCAATACATTGCTCCGTTTGCTGCCTGCACTATAGCTGAAGAATGGATGGAAAAAGGCAGAGACACCCTTGTGATTTATGATGACTTAAGCCTTCATGCCCAAACTTACAGAGAGTTATCCCTGCTTTTACGCAGACCCCCTGGCAGAGAAGCTTATCCAGGTGATGTTTTCTACCTGCACTCTAGACTACTGGAACGTTCTACACATCTTTCTCCATTAAAAGGAGGAGGGAGCATGACGGCTTTACCCATTGTAGAAACTCAACAGGGAGAACTTGCTGCCTATATTCCTACGAATCTCATCTCCATAACCGATGGGCAGATTTATTTTGAACAGTTTCTTTTTTCCTCCGGATTTCTCCCTGCCATTGATGTAACCCGATCTGTTTCAAGAATTGGAGGGGCTGCACAGCATCCTCATTTAAGAAAAGAAGCGGGTAGGATGAAACTAGATTATTTGCAATTTTTAGAACTTGAAGTTTTTACCCGATTTGGAACAAAACTGGAAGCCTCTCTAGAAAAAAAGATTAAAAAAGGCAGGATCTTAAGAGAGCTTCTTAAGCAGGAGAGACTTTCTCCTATTTCACCCGAACAGGAATATTGTTGGTTGATTGCCTTTAACGAGGGATTATTCGACGACGTTCCCTTTGAGAATTTGAGGGTTTTTCAAGAAGAGCTCTTAAAGAAATTTAAAGCAACGACTTTGGTTCTAGACGATCCAAGAGAAAAATGGCTAAAGGAAATAGAGGAAGCTTTTCGCTCTATCAGTTCAACCGTTCAGCAAATAGAACAAAAAGTAGCATGA